From one Agathobaculum sp. NTUH-O15-33 genomic stretch:
- a CDS encoding S-layer homology domain-containing protein — translation MPPSEEGTYTLSGVTEDTEVTIEPIRPAGNAIMPIADKVTVTLPKNDEVFTITADGYGSPAVSGNQQKYSITKGEHFTFNVKLQDAYTQTNMKVLAGGSEIFGTAPDIKTYTISGVQSNTVVEIQPGNGSIWTKNTYNVTIPKSGKGYRLTQVTVGSASTSVIDTSGSYIAKATHGNKIIFTIALETGYTEATPQASYGGKKLTGVKNTGNSTVTYTIDAVTSEISVSITDAAANRHTVTFPTDQTGFTVASVDGTMMVDHNGTYQFYVHVADGYTGTPIVRGIITTDAGQTTKNADHTSNTHLYSISGVNGDMTIEVTGISPSKCTVNWLDQTTYKFKVPGAIGNSITVSAGTKLSFQLELDESVDPDNIVVIADMETLTGTPEADNPYLLNFTLEVKTNVKLEVENAAGKTYAITWHVDGRETKTTCAHGDIPKFSGSTAKVSSGGMDYTFVGWAYGGTGTPSTDAADYKNGSSTGGASLVGKDAPLPAAIEARDYYAVYSAEKQTYMVTWIVDGQVSTTQVTYGDVPAFSGAEPTKAQDSQNTYTFKGWTMAGGDGTLYGKGNAFPAVTGAVTYIAEFEAAARTFTLTVQYEKEEDLRLNMDSYVTTTQQFAAGASYTVTNPTAVAGYSWRSDHPLTGTMPATNMTIVITFYAKTDTAYQVKHYKGSISAGNLVRTDNLKGTTDSTVTPSTIVMDGYDAPTSITGTKIDADGSTVIALIYTPHKYTVTWDANGGSLKNDSSNDVAILTRQVAYGDKITVPNSPTRSEDENNRYAFKEWTGYTADMTMPAKDMTFLAEWTPTAREYAVTVKYVLASDSTQAAADGTVTKKVGEAYSIASPAVTGYTPAQAVVAGKMPAGGATVTVKYFPNTATTYKAEYYFQPASGSTDLNQFEKNTTLAPDETLSGTTGVKTNVVAKPVDGFKAQTVTQQTINAEGNTVVKVYYDRQTYTITWDAGQGAFGDGSSFALQKNVMYGSTVLDYDAPTRKADNANSYTFSKWADHDSTMPAQNITVRAEWTAIPLTYTLTINYILPSGTQGDIKNPDPTVIAGKKAGEKVVFENVPVVTGYTPSQSPVTVTMPAQDVTVTVNYFPDTDTAYKVEHYLQKADGSGYEESPADTDNMTGTTDSDTAAAAKSYDGFALKGSIVQEKIKADGSTAIKVYYDRKKYTMTWDLIDGTWTNGSTQTTTEVTFGQKIVPPDSSSATGKTSDPNSKYTTYTWKDYSDDTTLSQPQNKTFQAQWTTEKQTYTLHVVCKMPDGFGGDTPTVDDQACSYGVKYSVSMPPRDGYFPAQAILTGTMPAENLTVEVPYYPDTSVKYTVKHHLADLEGGTYTEEEKARETRGGVTGQQTAATAKSFEGFVLRGGGIQNKTIAADGSTVVDVYYDRVEYDVTWDAGTGTFAGSEPIKKTKVKFGAKIPKLEDVPRKNQDSQYSYQFKEWTGWTADDIMTASGKSYQAAYNSTELQYTLTLAYEKSDTGLSLDLPAGTSKQLAYNAAYDFTADANKPEEKPGYHWVADHPLTGKMPAESLTITVTYYPNTNTKYVVKHALQSVTDDNGYEEQAGDEQTYSGVTDSEVTPAPRTYTGFTAQSVQAEKISPNGDTVITIKYNRNSYPVIWNANGGYFGEKTADKKTYTQQVKYGGVIEMPTAADYTSLSRDSDAQHAYTFADTWEGYDAANKPTMDTVAGKTYYANWNETAVEYKLTVTYKMPEGSTATAPPKYEHDYKVGDSYTVASPTDVSGYTPSQSAVSGVMPAQDVNVTVEYFASAATAYKVYHYIQPLNSDKTGVLTGNESYTLYKIGADTDYETYYGMTDTETAAIAKDLPGFKAQTITQTNITANGEAVVKIYYDRQKFDVTWNAVYGLFDSLNRTFTTQVYYGGKIAPPETPPARDPDNDYTYTFDAWQNWSEGDVMPAENKTYLAQWSQTEQEYTLTVLFKRSDADRVESVPKFPETYTQTLAKGAAYKLELNPTDNTSAYYVQGYTPNQSEIAGTMPTGDVTVTVIYSPNTATKYTVRHFKKNIRQDAYTEATEDTQELSGTTNTMTKASALHYEGFTPESFEQSNIDADGNAEVRVYYTRNLYDVVWDAVEGHYTGGAKTIKTQAEYGEHIAAPTDEALNNAGFTRDEDAHNQYAFDKWLDADNQEFTAIAMPARTVYYHAAWKSSPHPYKLTINYVMEDGHTELAPTQYTAELHFEAAYSQVSPTVTGYTPDRATVSGTMPAADHTITVTYKPNHDTAYTVKYYYQQTTGDEYDHAESQNGTGNGTTNTLTAVTPGGANGFHLSKQEGKKLTQQNIAADGTTVVEVYYDRNVHTVTWDAKEGYFAQNPATENPVKTQTAEYRYGATITPPSISPVRESDNQSDYQFKEWSQFVAGMAMPDSDKTFDATWDHTERKYELSVEYVLENPGSAVTPETYKQSLIVGGKYDVTAPAVPGFTPKTVSPENLYFSSVKPQIKGVMTAEDAPYTVTYQPNSDTPYQVAVYLEQVDGTYKAEPDHTYDAAHKFSDADAVTYQGVTGRQTALTGNEYAYTNYHLDTAEGKGVRNVEILGVDPDGNNQNGTTVNPVVVKIYYARDQFALNWNANGGTMTATGNYTPNGTYRWGTVITAPKTDADGAELTRTGYSFNGWTVALTPADAAVTEIPAHMPAADLTATAGWKAGTHVVTFVPGEGGSISSNGVELTDGNKLTVTYDAKYGKLPRASLSGKVFQGWFTAASGGTKITADTVVKLMEDTTLYAQFGDSEPSGGDGTKPDDSGSGGSSGGGGGGGGGGGAAAPDTGTNDTVTNPDGSKTETVTDEKTGTTTETTTYPDGSVIIKVTDKDGGVTVTETRKDGVKVETTIGKNGDITANVTIPNGMNNVVVDIPVGNPTPGMTAVIVKPDGSEELVNKCAVTETGLRVWLDESATLKVVDNAKQFDDVPAEKWYADAVSFVTSRGLFSGMGDRTFAPDAQMSRAMLMTVLARLDGQDTAGGEQWYSKAMAWAVQTGISDGTNPDGSITREQLAAMLYRFAGSPAVDGGELAFSDADQVSAYAADALRWASGKGIITGKGGGLLDPKGNATRAEVAAMLMRYVSL, via the coding sequence GTGCCCCCCTCGGAAGAGGGGACCTATACGCTCTCCGGCGTGACGGAAGACACCGAGGTGACGATAGAACCCATCCGTCCGGCCGGCAATGCGATAATGCCCATTGCGGATAAGGTGACGGTCACTTTGCCGAAAAACGACGAAGTGTTTACGATCACCGCCGATGGATACGGCAGCCCAGCGGTTTCGGGGAATCAGCAGAAGTATTCCATTACAAAAGGGGAACACTTTACATTCAACGTAAAATTGCAGGATGCCTATACGCAAACGAACATGAAGGTTTTAGCTGGCGGAAGTGAAATTTTTGGAACCGCGCCGGACATAAAGACTTATACCATTTCAGGTGTACAAAGTAATACAGTGGTGGAGATACAACCGGGAAACGGTTCGATATGGACAAAAAACACCTATAATGTGACGATCCCCAAATCCGGAAAAGGCTATCGTCTGACGCAGGTGACCGTAGGCAGCGCTTCTACATCGGTTATCGATACCTCCGGCAGCTATATTGCCAAAGCGACACATGGCAATAAGATAATATTTACGATTGCGCTGGAAACGGGCTACACAGAGGCAACGCCACAAGCCTCATACGGCGGCAAAAAGCTGACAGGTGTGAAGAACACAGGCAATAGCACAGTTACCTATACGATTGATGCCGTTACCAGTGAGATATCTGTGTCTATCACAGATGCGGCGGCAAACCGGCATACAGTAACATTTCCAACAGATCAAACCGGTTTTACTGTTGCCAGCGTGGATGGCACCATGATGGTAGATCATAACGGCACCTATCAATTTTATGTGCATGTGGCGGACGGCTATACAGGAACGCCGATCGTGCGGGGCATTATTACTACCGATGCAGGACAAACTACAAAGAACGCCGACCATACGAGTAATACGCACTTGTATTCTATCTCCGGCGTAAACGGCGATATGACGATTGAAGTAACGGGTATCTCGCCGAGCAAATGCACGGTGAATTGGCTCGATCAAACTACGTATAAATTTAAGGTTCCTGGTGCGATTGGAAACTCTATCACGGTGTCCGCTGGAACAAAGCTTTCCTTTCAACTGGAACTGGATGAAAGTGTAGATCCAGATAATATTGTGGTGATAGCGGATATGGAGACGCTGACAGGAACACCAGAGGCGGACAATCCATACCTACTGAATTTTACTTTAGAAGTCAAGACAAATGTGAAGCTGGAAGTGGAAAACGCAGCCGGCAAAACATATGCTATCACATGGCATGTAGATGGCAGAGAAACAAAAACAACCTGTGCCCACGGTGACATACCTAAATTCAGTGGCTCGACCGCAAAGGTATCCAGCGGGGGAATGGACTATACTTTTGTTGGCTGGGCCTACGGCGGTACTGGTACCCCCAGCACGGACGCGGCGGATTATAAGAACGGCTCATCGACCGGCGGCGCGTCGTTGGTCGGTAAGGATGCGCCGTTACCCGCCGCCATAGAGGCGCGGGATTATTACGCGGTGTACAGCGCGGAAAAGCAGACCTATATGGTGACCTGGATCGTAGACGGACAGGTCAGTACGACCCAAGTGACCTATGGTGATGTTCCTGCGTTTAGCGGAGCGGAACCAACCAAAGCGCAGGACAGCCAAAACACGTATACGTTTAAGGGCTGGACAATGGCGGGCGGCGACGGCACTCTGTATGGAAAGGGAAATGCATTCCCTGCCGTTACCGGAGCGGTAACCTATATTGCCGAATTTGAAGCCGCCGCAAGAACCTTTACCCTCACCGTGCAATATGAAAAAGAAGAGGATCTGCGGCTGAATATGGACAGCTATGTGACGACGACGCAGCAGTTTGCAGCCGGCGCGAGCTATACGGTAACCAACCCAACTGCTGTTGCAGGCTATAGCTGGCGTTCGGATCATCCGTTGACGGGCACTATGCCCGCCACGAACATGACGATCGTGATTACTTTTTACGCTAAAACAGATACGGCCTATCAAGTAAAACACTATAAAGGGAGTATATCGGCGGGAAATCTGGTGCGGACGGACAACCTGAAGGGCACAACGGACTCCACAGTTACCCCCTCCACGATCGTGATGGACGGCTATGATGCACCAACAAGCATTACCGGCACAAAGATCGACGCGGACGGTTCGACCGTGATTGCACTGATCTACACCCCGCACAAGTATACCGTAACATGGGACGCAAACGGCGGCTCGCTCAAGAATGACTCTTCTAACGATGTAGCGATCCTGACGCGCCAAGTCGCTTATGGCGACAAGATCACCGTGCCGAATAGCCCTACGCGGAGCGAAGATGAGAACAATCGCTACGCTTTTAAGGAATGGACCGGTTACACGGCGGATATGACCATGCCAGCCAAGGACATGACCTTTTTAGCGGAGTGGACGCCCACGGCGCGTGAATACGCCGTTACGGTAAAGTATGTACTTGCTTCGGATAGCACACAGGCCGCCGCGGATGGAACCGTCACAAAGAAAGTGGGAGAGGCGTATAGTATTGCCTCGCCCGCGGTTACCGGCTATACCCCGGCACAGGCTGTGGTTGCGGGCAAGATGCCTGCGGGCGGCGCAACCGTTACGGTAAAGTATTTCCCGAATACGGCCACAACCTATAAGGCGGAATACTACTTTCAGCCTGCGTCGGGCAGTACGGATTTGAATCAGTTTGAAAAAAATACAACGCTTGCGCCGGATGAAACGCTGTCCGGCACGACGGGCGTCAAAACCAACGTCGTTGCCAAGCCGGTGGATGGCTTTAAGGCGCAAACCGTGACCCAACAAACGATTAACGCTGAGGGCAACACCGTTGTGAAGGTGTACTATGACCGCCAGACGTACACCATCACATGGGATGCGGGACAGGGCGCCTTTGGAGACGGCAGCAGCTTTGCCTTGCAAAAAAACGTGATGTACGGCTCGACTGTTTTAGATTATGACGCGCCTACCCGGAAAGCAGATAATGCAAATAGCTATACGTTTAGTAAATGGGCGGATCATGACAGCACGATGCCCGCGCAGAATATCACCGTCCGTGCGGAGTGGACGGCAATCCCGTTGACGTATACACTGACGATCAACTACATATTGCCAAGCGGGACACAGGGTGATATTAAGAATCCCGATCCGACTGTTATTGCGGGAAAAAAAGCAGGGGAGAAGGTTGTCTTTGAGAACGTGCCAGTGGTAACTGGCTACACCCCCTCGCAGAGTCCCGTAACGGTTACCATGCCCGCGCAGGATGTTACGGTTACCGTAAACTACTTCCCGGACACCGATACGGCGTACAAGGTAGAGCACTACCTGCAAAAGGCGGATGGAAGCGGTTATGAGGAAAGTCCGGCTGACACGGACAACATGACCGGCACGACCGATAGTGACACCGCAGCCGCGGCAAAATCCTACGACGGCTTTGCGCTCAAGGGCTCGATCGTGCAGGAGAAGATCAAGGCGGACGGATCGACGGCCATCAAGGTGTATTATGACCGGAAAAAATACACCATGACATGGGACCTGATTGACGGCACTTGGACGAATGGCTCCACTCAGACGACCACGGAAGTAACTTTCGGACAGAAAATTGTGCCGCCGGACAGCAGCAGCGCCACTGGCAAGACCAGTGACCCGAACTCCAAGTATACCACGTATACATGGAAGGACTATTCAGACGATACGACGCTGTCCCAGCCGCAGAACAAAACATTTCAGGCCCAGTGGACGACAGAGAAGCAGACCTATACGCTGCACGTGGTATGCAAGATGCCGGACGGTTTTGGCGGCGATACGCCTACGGTAGATGATCAGGCTTGTAGCTATGGCGTTAAATACAGCGTTTCCATGCCGCCGCGAGACGGCTACTTCCCGGCGCAAGCTATACTGACTGGCACAATGCCGGCGGAAAATCTAACGGTAGAGGTGCCGTATTATCCTGATACTTCGGTGAAATATACCGTCAAGCACCATTTGGCCGATCTGGAGGGCGGCACGTATACAGAGGAAGAAAAGGCGCGGGAAACGAGGGGCGGTGTAACGGGTCAGCAAACCGCCGCTACTGCGAAAAGTTTTGAGGGTTTTGTGCTGCGAGGGGGTGGCATCCAGAACAAAACAATTGCGGCGGATGGCAGTACAGTGGTTGACGTCTACTATGACCGCGTAGAATACGATGTTACGTGGGATGCGGGCACCGGCACGTTTGCCGGAAGTGAACCGATTAAAAAAACGAAGGTGAAGTTCGGCGCGAAGATACCGAAGCTGGAAGATGTACCGAGAAAGAATCAGGACAGCCAGTATTCGTACCAATTTAAGGAATGGACAGGCTGGACCGCCGACGACATAATGACCGCCAGCGGAAAGAGCTATCAGGCGGCGTATAATTCCACAGAGCTTCAATATACGCTGACGCTGGCCTATGAAAAGTCAGATACAGGCCTGTCACTGGACTTGCCCGCGGGCACAAGCAAGCAACTGGCGTATAACGCCGCCTATGATTTTACGGCGGACGCGAATAAGCCGGAGGAAAAACCGGGCTACCACTGGGTGGCGGATCACCCCTTGACGGGCAAAATGCCCGCCGAGTCGCTCACGATCACGGTAACCTATTACCCAAACACCAATACAAAATACGTGGTAAAGCATGCGCTGCAAAGCGTGACGGATGACAACGGCTATGAGGAACAAGCAGGCGACGAGCAGACCTATTCCGGCGTAACGGATTCGGAAGTGACCCCGGCGCCGCGCACCTATACCGGCTTTACCGCGCAAAGCGTGCAAGCGGAAAAAATCAGTCCGAATGGCGACACGGTGATTACCATCAAGTATAACCGCAACAGCTACCCCGTGATATGGAACGCGAACGGCGGTTATTTCGGGGAGAAAACCGCCGATAAAAAGACCTATACCCAGCAGGTCAAGTACGGCGGCGTAATCGAAATGCCGACGGCGGCGGATTATACCTCTCTGTCGCGCGATTCGGACGCGCAGCACGCATATACCTTCGCGGATACATGGGAGGGCTACGACGCAGCCAACAAGCCCACCATGGATACGGTGGCGGGCAAGACCTACTATGCCAATTGGAACGAGACAGCGGTCGAGTACAAGCTGACGGTTACGTATAAAATGCCGGAAGGCAGCACGGCGACCGCGCCTCCGAAATACGAGCATGATTATAAGGTTGGCGATTCCTATACTGTTGCATCTCCGACGGATGTATCGGGCTACACCCCCAGTCAGTCGGCGGTGAGCGGTGTGATGCCCGCGCAGGATGTAAACGTCACGGTAGAGTACTTTGCCAGCGCGGCAACGGCGTACAAGGTATATCATTATATTCAGCCGCTGAACAGCGATAAGACAGGAGTGCTCACGGGTAACGAAAGCTATACGCTGTACAAGATCGGAGCGGATACCGATTATGAAACCTATTACGGCATGACGGATACAGAGACAGCGGCCATAGCCAAGGACCTGCCCGGTTTTAAGGCGCAAACCATTACGCAGACCAACATCACCGCGAACGGCGAAGCGGTGGTCAAGATATACTACGACCGCCAGAAGTTCGATGTGACGTGGAATGCGGTATACGGCCTGTTTGATTCTCTTAATCGCACCTTTACTACGCAGGTATATTACGGGGGGAAGATCGCCCCGCCGGAGACGCCCCCGGCCCGCGACCCGGACAACGACTATACCTATACATTTGACGCATGGCAGAACTGGTCGGAAGGCGATGTGATGCCAGCGGAGAACAAAACATATCTGGCGCAGTGGTCGCAGACCGAACAGGAATATACGCTGACCGTTCTGTTTAAGCGCTCGGATGCGGACCGTGTGGAGAGCGTACCGAAGTTCCCTGAAACGTATACGCAAACATTGGCAAAAGGCGCGGCATACAAGCTGGAGCTGAACCCCACGGACAACACCTCTGCCTACTACGTGCAGGGCTATACGCCGAACCAGTCCGAAATAGCAGGCACCATGCCAACGGGCGATGTGACGGTTACCGTCATTTACAGCCCGAATACGGCTACGAAGTATACGGTTCGCCACTTTAAAAAGAATATCAGGCAGGACGCTTATACGGAGGCAACGGAGGACACGCAGGAGCTTTCCGGCACGACCAACACAATGACCAAAGCATCCGCACTGCATTATGAGGGTTTTACGCCGGAATCTTTTGAACAGAGCAACATTGATGCGGACGGAAACGCAGAAGTGAGAGTGTACTATACCCGCAACCTTTACGATGTGGTGTGGGACGCCGTGGAAGGACATTACACGGGTGGCGCTAAGACCATCAAGACGCAGGCAGAGTACGGGGAGCATATCGCAGCGCCGACGGATGAAGCGCTGAACAACGCAGGCTTTACCCGCGACGAAGACGCGCACAATCAGTACGCCTTCGACAAATGGCTGGACGCGGACAATCAGGAGTTTACGGCGATTGCAATGCCTGCAAGAACCGTGTATTACCACGCTGCGTGGAAGTCGAGCCCGCACCCGTATAAACTGACCATCAATTATGTGATGGAGGACGGACATACTGAGCTGGCGCCAACGCAGTATACGGCAGAACTGCATTTCGAGGCTGCATACTCGCAGGTCTCGCCCACAGTAACCGGCTACACGCCTGATCGTGCGACGGTCAGCGGGACAATGCCGGCGGCGGATCACACGATCACGGTAACCTATAAACCGAACCATGACACCGCGTACACTGTGAAGTATTACTACCAACAGACCACAGGTGATGAGTACGACCATGCAGAAAGCCAAAACGGAACAGGAAATGGTACGACGAACACGCTGACCGCTGTAACGCCGGGCGGCGCGAACGGCTTCCATCTTTCGAAGCAGGAAGGCAAAAAGCTAACGCAGCAGAATATCGCGGCGGACGGTACGACCGTGGTAGAGGTTTATTATGACCGCAACGTACACACAGTGACTTGGGACGCGAAGGAGGGGTATTTTGCACAAAACCCGGCGACCGAGAATCCGGTAAAAACACAAACAGCGGAATATCGTTACGGCGCGACGATTACCCCGCCGTCCATTTCGCCGGTGCGCGAGAGCGACAATCAGAGCGACTATCAGTTCAAGGAATGGTCGCAGTTTGTCGCAGGTATGGCAATGCCCGATAGCGATAAAACGTTTGACGCGACGTGGGATCATACCGAGCGTAAGTATGAGCTCTCGGTAGAATATGTGCTTGAAAATCCGGGTTCCGCAGTCACACCGGAGACGTATAAACAATCGCTGATCGTAGGCGGCAAATATGATGTAACGGCGCCCGCCGTGCCGGGCTTTACGCCCAAAACGGTTTCGCCGGAAAACTTATATTTCAGCTCGGTGAAACCACAGATCAAGGGGGTCATGACCGCGGAGGATGCGCCGTATACGGTCACGTATCAGCCGAACAGCGACACCCCGTATCAGGTGGCGGTCTATCTGGAGCAGGTGGACGGAACCTACAAGGCCGAGCCGGATCACACATATGACGCGGCGCACAAATTCAGCGACGCGGACGCGGTCACGTATCAGGGCGTTACCGGCCGGCAAACAGCGCTTACCGGAAACGAGTACGCCTACACAAATTATCATCTGGATACCGCAGAGGGGAAGGGCGTGCGGAACGTCGAGATTCTCGGCGTCGATCCGGACGGCAATAACCAAAACGGTACGACGGTAAATCCCGTCGTTGTGAAGATATACTACGCGCGCGATCAGTTTGCGCTGAACTGGAACGCGAACGGCGGTACGATGACGGCGACCGGAAACTATACGCCGAACGGAACCTATCGCTGGGGCACGGTCATCACCGCGCCGAAAACGGACGCGGACGGTGCGGAACTGACGCGTACCGGCTATAGCTTTAACGGCTGGACGGTCGCGCTCACACCGGCCGATGCGGCAGTCACGGAGATTCCGGCCCATATGCCGGCGGCGGACCTTACCGCCACGGCAGGCTGGAAAGCAGGTACGCATGTGGTGACCTTTGTTCCCGGTGAAGGCGGTTCCATCAGCTCCAACGGCGTAGAGCTGACGGACGGCAATAAACTTACCGTGACATACGACGCGAAATACGGCAAGCTGCCCCGCGCCAGCCTGTCCGGCAAGGTATTTCAGGGCTGGTTCACCGCGGCAAGCGGCGGCACGAAGATCACGGCGGATACCGTGGTCAAGCTGATGGAAGACACAACACTCTACGCGCAGTTCGGCGATTCCGAACCCTCCGGCGGCGACGGCACCAAGCCGGATGATTCCGGCAGCGGCGGCAGCTCCGGCGGCGGTGGAGGCGGTGGAGGTGGCGGCGGAGCCGCCGCACCGGATACCGGCACGAATGATACGGTGACCAATCCGGACGGCTCCAAGACCGAGACCGTGACCGATGAAAAAACAGGCACGACCACCGAAACCACCACTTACCCGGATGGTTCCGTAATCATCAAGGTAACCGATAAGGACGGCGGCGTCACCGTCACCGAAACACGCAAGGACGGTGTGAAGGTGGAGACGACCATCGGAAAGAATGGCGATATCACCGCAAATGTGACCATACCGAACGGGATGAACAACGTTGTGGTAGATATCCCGGTGGGAAATCCCACACCGGGCATGACAGCCGTTATCGTCAAGCCGGACGGCAGCGAAGAGCTGGTCAACAAGTGCGCAGTCACCGAGACCGGCCTGCGCGTATGGCTGGATGAGTCGGCCACGCTCAAGGTGGTGGATAACGCCAAGCAGTTCGACGACGTGCCCGCGGAAAAGTGGTACGCGGACGCTGTCAGCTTCGTCACCTCGCGCGGCCTGTTCAGCGGCATGGGCGACAGAACCTTTGCGCCGGACGCGCAGATGAGCCGCGCCATGCTGATGACCGTGCTGGCCCGTTTGGACGGGCAGGACACGGCTGGCGGAGAGCAGTGGTATTCCAAGGCCATGGCGTGGGCGGTGCAGACCGGCATTTCGGACGGCACCAACCCGGATGGCAGCATCACCCGGGAACAGCTCGCGGCCATGCTGTACCGTTTTGCGGGCTCGCCTGCGGTGGATGGCGGCGAGCTGGCGTTCAGCGACGCGGATCAGGTATCTGCGTACGCGGCGGATGCGCTGCGCTGGGCATCCGGTAAGGGCATCATTACCGGCAAGGGCGGCGGGCTGCTCGATCCCAAGGGCAACGCCACCCGCGCCGAAGTGGCGGCCATGCTGATGCGTTACGTCAGCCTATAA